The following DNA comes from Azospirillum sp. TSA2s.
ATCCCACGGCTCGCCGATCAGCCGGCGCAAAACGCTGCTCTTCCCCCGCACGCCCGGCTCCCCCGCTTCCCGTCCGCAAGCCCCCCAAGGCCGATCTGCAGAAAGCACCGGCCGCCACGGCTTGTCATGTGAAATCTCTGACATGACCATGGATGCGCGGACCGGGCGTTCGGACGCCGTGAGAAGGTAGGCGCGTCGGGCGCATCTCACCTCACCGAAAACGGGAAGAAAGCAAAGATCCTCAATCAATTCTCAAAACACTGGTGAATTATCTAAAATACTCGCACTTGTTGCACGGCCGCTTTTCCAAGCCTCTGCATGCGACACTCTAGCGCGCGTCCTTTGTAAGGATTTGGTTCACTATTCGCGCAACAATTCGCCGCAAGACAAGGCGTGTAAAGTGCGCCGAAAGGTGGTGAGCCATGACAGGAACTTCTCTCTCGATCCGTGCGAAGCTGCTGATGCTGGTTGCAACAGCCAGTCTCGCCTGTTTGGCAATCGCCGGTGCCGGGCTTTATCTCAGCTATAATCGGATGTACCAGGACCGCGTCGATGCCCTTCGTTTCATGGTCGAGGCGGGACACAGCATGGCGGCACGGTTCGAAGGCGAAGTCGCCGCCGGCCACCTGACCCGTGAGGAGGCGCAGGCCCGCTTCAAGGAAGCCTTCCTCGCCATCCGCTACAGTGGGGAGGAGTATCTGTTCGCCCACACCTATGACAGCATCGGGTTCGCCCATGCCAACAAGGCTTTGATGGGCAAGGACGTCTCCGGCATCAAGGACGCGGCGGGTCTGCCCGTCATCCCGGCGCTGATCGACATCGTGAAGAAGAAGGGCGAGGGCACCTACGCCTATGACTGGCCGCGCACCGTCGGCGGCACCGAGACGGCGGTGAAGCTCGCCTATGTGAAGGGGTTCGAACCCTGGCGGATCTTCATCGGCACCGGCGTCTTCATCGACGACCTGTGGTCCGCTTTCCTGTCGCAGCTATGGACCCTGCTCGGCGTCATCGGCGGGCTGGCGCTTCCGGCAATCCTGCTGCTGGCGCTGGTCGGGCACAACATCAGCGCCACCATCCGCTCGCTTGCCGGGCGGATGCGGGCGATGGCCGACGGCGACCTGACGGTCGGATTCCCGGAAACCAGCCGCGGCGACGAACTGGGCGACATGAGCCGGGCCACCCAGGTGTTCAAGGAGAATGCGCTGGCCAAACAAAGGCTGGAGGCCGAACGGGCCGAGCAGGCCCGCCGCGCCGAGGAGGACAAGCACCGTGCCGTCGCCGCGATGGCGGACCGCTTCGAACAGGCGGTCGGCGGCGTGATCCATGCCGTGGTGGAGGAAGCCGCCGGCATGGAAAGCCGCGCCAGTGCCGTGACCAGGGCCGCGGACCAAACCGGCAAGCTCGCCGGCGACGTGGCGGTGACCACCGGTCAGACCTCCGCCAACGTCCAGACCGTCGCCGCCGCGACCGAAGAACTGACCAGTTCCATTGGCGAGATCAGCCGGCAGGTCGGCCAATCCTCTGAGATCGCCCGCGAGGCGGTCGGAATCGCGGAGCGCGCCAACGTCAAGGTCGGCGGTCTGGCTGAGGCGGTCGAGCGGATCGGCGCCGTGGTCGAACTCATCAACTCCATCGCCAGCCAGACCAACCTGCTGGCGCTGAACGCCACCATCGAGGCCGCCCGCGCCGGAGAGGCGGGGCGCGGCTTCGCCGTGGTGGCGAACGAAGTGAAGGCGCTCGCCACCCAAACGGCCAAAGCCACCGACGATATCGCCGTCCAGGTCGCCGACATCCAGTCGATGACCGGTGACGCGGTGGGCGAGTTGCAGCAGGTCGTCCGGGTCATCGGCCACATCAACGAAGTCGCTACCTCCATCGCCTCCGCGGTCGAAGAGCAAGGCGCCGCCACCCGCGAGATCAGCCGCAACATCCAGCAGGCCGCCCAAGGGACGCAGACCGTTTCCGACAGCATTGGCGGCGTCAATCGGGCGGCGAGCGAAAGCGGCAAGGTCGCCTACGAAGTGCTGGCCTCCGTCCGTCAACTGTCCAGCCACACCGACTCGCTGAGCCAGGAGGTGAACCGCTTCCTCACGCAAGTGCGCGCAGGCTGACGGCACGGTTGCACATAAAGTCCGCTTTAGCTCATTGACGTTGACTTCCCCCTGCGCCCGTGGCGAAATTGGTGGCACAGGGGAATGTCGATGGCCGAACGGGATCGGGTGTATGGCGTGACGGAGCTGGCGGCGGAGTTCGACCTTACGCCGCAGGCGTTGCGCTTTTACGAGGAAAAGGGACTGCTGGCGCCGCAACGGGCCGGGGGACGGCGGGTATTCACTTACCGCGACCGCGCCCGGCTGAAGCTGATCCTCAAATTCCGGCGGGTCGGCTTCTCGCTGGAACAGATCGCCGAATACCTTGCCCATTACCGCTCCGGCCGGCCCAGCGCCGGGCAGTACCGCGACGGCCTGCGGAAGATCCGCGCCCGCCTGACCGAGCTTGAACGCATGCAGTCGGAAATCGCCGAGGTGATCGTCGAGTTGAAGGCGATGGAGGGCGATGCCGAACGGCGGCTCGCCGCCTGCTT
Coding sequences within:
- a CDS encoding methyl-accepting chemotaxis protein, whose translation is MTGTSLSIRAKLLMLVATASLACLAIAGAGLYLSYNRMYQDRVDALRFMVEAGHSMAARFEGEVAAGHLTREEAQARFKEAFLAIRYSGEEYLFAHTYDSIGFAHANKALMGKDVSGIKDAAGLPVIPALIDIVKKKGEGTYAYDWPRTVGGTETAVKLAYVKGFEPWRIFIGTGVFIDDLWSAFLSQLWTLLGVIGGLALPAILLLALVGHNISATIRSLAGRMRAMADGDLTVGFPETSRGDELGDMSRATQVFKENALAKQRLEAERAEQARRAEEDKHRAVAAMADRFEQAVGGVIHAVVEEAAGMESRASAVTRAADQTGKLAGDVAVTTGQTSANVQTVAAATEELTSSIGEISRQVGQSSEIAREAVGIAERANVKVGGLAEAVERIGAVVELINSIASQTNLLALNATIEAARAGEAGRGFAVVANEVKALATQTAKATDDIAVQVADIQSMTGDAVGELQQVVRVIGHINEVATSIASAVEEQGAATREISRNIQQAAQGTQTVSDSIGGVNRAASESGKVAYEVLASVRQLSSHTDSLSQEVNRFLTQVRAG
- a CDS encoding MerR family DNA-binding transcriptional regulator, translated to MAERDRVYGVTELAAEFDLTPQALRFYEEKGLLAPQRAGGRRVFTYRDRARLKLILKFRRVGFSLEQIAEYLAHYRSGRPSAGQYRDGLRKIRARLTELERMQSEIAEVIVELKAMEGDAERRLAACLPDACLPDEDPKQTVPTQKRNEPGVKRCCAE